From a single Saimiri boliviensis isolate mSaiBol1 chromosome 7, mSaiBol1.pri, whole genome shotgun sequence genomic region:
- the RASSF8 gene encoding ras association domain-containing protein 8 produces the protein MELKVWVDGVQRIVCGVTEVTTCQEVVIALAQAIGRTGRYTLIEKWRDTERHLAPHENPIISLNKWGQYASDVQLILRRTGPSLSERPTSDSVARIPERTLYRQSLPPLAKLRPQIDKSIKRREPKRKSLTFTGGAKGLMDIFGKGKETEFKQKVLNNCKTTADELKKLIRLQTEKLQSIEKQLESNEIEIRFWEQKYNSNLEEEIVRLEQKIKRNDVEIEEEEFWENELQIEQENEKQLKDQLQEIRQKITECENKLKDYLAQIQTMESGLEAEKLQREVQEAQVNEEEVKGKIGKVKGEIDIQGQQSLRLENGIKAVERSLGQATKRLQDKEQELEQLTKELRQVNLQQFIQQTGTKVTVLPAEPIEIEASHADIEREATFQSGSLKRPGSSRQLPSNLRILQNPISSGFNPEGIYV, from the exons GTCGAACTGGAAGGTACACCCTTATAGAGAAATGGAGAGATACTGAAAGACACCTAGCACCTCATGAAAATCCTATCATATCCTTAAACAAATGGGGGCAATATGCTAGTGATGTTCAGCTCATTCTACGACGAACCGGGCCATCTCTCAGTGAGCGACCCACTTCAGACAGTGTGGCTCGAATTCCTGAAAGAACTTTATATAGACAGAGTCTGCCCCCGTTAGCTAAACTGAGGCCTCAGATTGACAAATCAATCAAAAGGAGAGAACCCAAAAGGAAATCGTTAACATTTACAGGAGGTGCCAAAGGATTAATGGACATTTTTGgaaaaggtaaagaaactgagTTTAAGCAAAAGGTGCTGAATAACTGCAAAACAACAGCAGATGAGTTGAAGAAGCTGATCCGTCTGCAGACAGAGAAGCTTCAATCCATTGAGAAACAGCTGGAATCTAATGAAATAGAAATACGATTTTGGGAGCAAAAGTATAATTCCAACCTTGAAGAGGAAATTGTCCGTCTAGAGCAAAAGATCAAAAGAAATGATGTAGAAATCGAGGAGGAAGAATTTTGGGAAAATGAATTACAGATtgaacaggaaaatgaaaaacagcttAAGGATCAACTTcaagaaataagacagaaaataacagaatgtgaaaacaaattaaaGGACTATTTGGCACAGATCCAGACTATGGAAAGTGGTCTGGAAGCAGAAAAATTACAACGGGAAGTTCAGGAGGCACAGGTCAATGAGGAAGAGGTTAAAGGAAAGATTGGTAAGGTCAAAGGGGAAATTGACATTCAAGGCCAGCAGAGTCTGAGGTTAGAGAATGGCATTAAAGCTGTGGAAAGATCTCTTGGACAAGCCACCAAACGCTTACAG GACAAAGAACAAGAACTGGAGCAGTTGACTAAGGAGCTGCGGCAAGTCAATCTCCAGCAGTTCATCCAGCAGACCGGGACAAAAGTTACCGTTCTGCCAGCGGAGCCCATTGAAATAGAGGCCTCACATGCAGACATTGAAAGGG AGGCAACATTCCAGTCTGGGTCCCTGAAGCGACCTGGTTCATCTCGGCAGCTCCCCAGTAATCTCCGCATTCTGCAGAATCCTATCTCATCTGGTTTTAATCCTGAAGGCATATATGTATGA